Proteins encoded within one genomic window of archaeon BMS3Bbin15:
- a CDS encoding undecaprenyl-phosphate mannosyltransferase, translating into MPAYNEADRVASVVENLRKVLDGLSEEYEILLVDDGSTDSTLKKAIELEKLHNGIVKVLSYDRNMGKGHALKYGFEHSEGEMIFFMDADGDLHPGQIDRFLNVMSRSGADVIAGSKKHPDSKIVNYPISRKVLSTSYFLFTRMLFNLNVRDTQVGIKLFRREVLEDVMPRVLVKEYAFDVELLANAIRRGYRVVEVPVDLTFNNDSRINLKAIWCMFVDTLAIAYRMHILKYYDR; encoded by the coding sequence GTGCCCGCCTATAATGAGGCTGATAGGGTTGCAAGTGTGGTGGAAAACCTTAGAAAAGTACTGGATGGGCTTTCGGAAGAGTATGAAATACTGCTGGTGGATGACGGAAGCACAGATTCCACATTAAAAAAAGCAATAGAACTGGAAAAATTGCACAATGGTATTGTTAAAGTTCTCTCTTATGACCGGAACATGGGGAAAGGGCATGCCCTGAAGTATGGTTTTGAACACTCTGAGGGTGAGATGATATTTTTTATGGATGCAGACGGCGACCTGCATCCCGGGCAGATTGACAGATTTCTTAATGTGATGTCCAGAAGCGGGGCAGATGTGATTGCCGGCTCAAAGAAGCATCCGGATTCAAAAATTGTAAACTATCCAATCAGCAGAAAGGTGTTGAGCACTTCCTATTTTCTGTTTACCAGGATGCTCTTCAATTTGAATGTGAGAGACACACAGGTTGGAATAAAGCTGTTCAGGCGTGAGGTGCTTGAGGATGTTATGCCAAGGGTTCTTGTAAAAGAATATGCCTTTGATGTTGAGCTGCTGGCAAATGCCATCAGGAGGGGTTACAGGGTGGTGGAGGTGCCTGTGGATTTGACTTTCAACAATGACAGCAGAATAAATTTAAAGGCAATATGGTGCATGTTTGTCGATACCCTTGCTATTGCATATAGAATGCATATTCTGAAGTATTATGACAGGTGA